In Gouania willdenowi chromosome 15, fGouWil2.1, whole genome shotgun sequence, one DNA window encodes the following:
- the ptpn20 gene encoding tyrosine-protein phosphatase non-receptor type 13 isoform X2, translating into MPNGQYVVVRCDIKSRARDVFDMVVAHANLVEHFYFGLAFLDDDEYFFLDHEIKISKVAPDSWRKGQMSSFLVFLRVKFFVDDISFIQHRLTRHQYYLQLRKDILEDRLYCNEETGLFLAALALQAEFGEYMPELYGKNYYQPEHYVSKRMQEKLALPNVKEELPRLHSVHAQMLSDEAEIEYLKIAQQLPEYGVMFHRVGREKRPVLGELVLGVCAKGIIVYEMKNHVRTVTRRFLWRETDSISTGRRKLIIECGGPSGKKHGFVTESSKIAQYLLNLCSAQHKFHSEMTSRQLNHTMTPDEMMGYQSRNLSQKRFSCSEGMLNHIGLTLGDPDSMSKSCDDLTAKLEAQFRQQRQMRREMNRETEGLRDAKERQSWSTPEMIPRMMSSVSLQKQDSDASFSIRVDTPTRTPPEREIICVTLKKDSKLGFGFVIVGEDNTGKLDLGIFIASIVPDGPAEKDGRIKPGGRLISLNKTSLEGVTFSVAAAILQSSPDEVELIVSQPKQSIKDRHSSLSQSSLGLALDKSFGSQTTLSGTEFRPAMEELEEAITLSNMATPKQTRKLHIPVVRIHDAKDACSRSPSIMSLKTAERFMVEVKKSSGSLGMSVAGGVNTNVRYGGIYIKSLVLGGAADQDGRIQIGDRLLEVDGSNLRGVTHHQAVECLKRTGEVVSLLLEREPTVFLEPRPDSPCLPAVHSTSHTQPPRTEATMETTLGGQAKDYSFVTDENTHEVVLRKSLSGLGFSFYISHLHSGPDCGSVVRIKRLFPGQPALESGQLREGDVILSVNKEPVKDLSYQRVLFLLRGAPSDVHLIICRPGPGMLCDSDDNTLSPGLLREARSRSLDIRLGEDYTQFLNYKQEVSIQAQKQRLSEEEELTNTTERTVEPPVAPPLPESQSNEECESHSNQIPPSPPRSPPSPTSPPSPVSPVSPVSPVSPASPAAPVEPQQNAEKPKEQNEDKQMKKNRDGRDEVVETSSSTVMLLDMGPKTASNSMYTSGVREEANGSVTYCLMGNGLTIMADEEYLTISSTLEPPKSLPSNNPPTSNTTALSSTASNTFQFPNPTSQFSKTTISPLSLGSDSLTTCSLGHSSQPLTTQPPKSKHHLIQQGLLPSHYKAMSKPGRPVVPPPQPPPPALSPITAQIISTVPPVASPPAMTLPPLALPSPAQTLTQERGEPEKREREHKEEDEEEDDEEEESRRKGLVKEFELTVILTKSRSGSFGFTITRSKMDNCYYIQEILDNPAKADGRLRAGDRLVTVNGHDVTSVADDAAMTILRSSPRRLSMTLGRAVSNLVAPPPCDSLPDVVLHKTPSGQLGIKLTGGIGSKWQGIYCLEVVPGSPASEEGSVQPNDKILYICGRCTLGMTLEDAVKACEIAPRKVKLKIIREDQPVNPKVKWNGLFEWKKEKKFFTRFEEPVSPEKLSPTEDPEDVYRTAGNFRCLSLSQEQDSCVMQVEFKKPEGGGLGFALVGGTNGSMLRVKEICSGGVAEQDGRLRVGDILLEVNGVIVSGLSHSKVVDILRKAEGTVQLTICRDRLPLMYPESPTPLTMSAQTEAVLAEQPAPVSSPDACPPPDIVQNRTLESHAEATPEPVVSETKVVLISPPPPPHRLTVVTDESSLREESCNSTPSHQACCPSLNVTDMLQGASDRKQIVTKLLDRSCTDMRNIQSDGWSSEEDEVFDATSHEMTSLQTGPPIVSEEELASLALITPAKSSQYSGSRVKALIQILQYQMDQQELVKEFRALEHLKPSDNCLVGKAPENRDKNRYRDILPYDKTRVAVGENKDYINASYIRMQVGAEEFFYISCQGPLPSTVQTFWQMIWESKSDIISMMTQEVERGKIKCHKYWPEKLDLPLDAGRYQLHLENQQYLHYFHIKIIRMVAKETGETHFVRHMKFTHWPDHGVPQCSDQLVRFIRYMRAVHHKGPITVHCSAGIGRTGVLICTDILLKLIENDLPINVSNIVKEMRLQRHGMIQTKEQYLFCYKVWLEILQGILQLHGNQWQPDSTREHKVV; encoded by the exons ATGCCTAATGGACAGTACGTGGTGGTCCGCTGTGATATTAAGTCCAGAGCAAGAGATGTGTTTGACATGGTGGTGGCTCACGCAAACTTGGTGGAACACTTTTACTTTGGTCTTGCCTTCCTCGATG ATGATGAATATTTCTTTTTGGATCATGAGATAAAAATCTCTAAAGTTGCACCTGACAGCTGGAGGAAAGGGCAGATGTCCTCCTTTTTGGTCTTTCTTCGAGTCAAATTTTTTGTTGATGATATCTCTTTTATTCA GCACAGACTGACCCGCCACCAGTATTACTTACAGCTCCGTAAGGACATCTTAGAGGACAGGCTTTACTGTAATGAAGAGACAGGCTTGTTCCTCGCTGCTCTCGCTCTGCAGGCTGAATTTGGTGAATACATGCCGGAG TTGTATGGTAAAAACTACTACCAGCCAGAGCATTATGTCTCCAAGAGGATGCAGGAGAAGCTTGCTTTGCCCAACGTGAAGGAAGAGTTGCCAAGACTCCATAGTGTTCATGCCCAGATGCTGTCTGACGAGGCAGAAATAGAGTACCTCAAG ATTGCTCAGCAATTACCTGAGTATGGGGTTATGTTTCACCGTGTGGGGAGGGAGAAGAGGCCGGTATTGGGTGAGTTGGTTTTAGGAGTCTGTGCCAAAGGAATCATCGTTTATGAAATGAAGAACCATGTCCGGACCGTCACAAGACGTTTCCTCTGGAGGGAAACGGACTCCATATCCACAGGG CGACGCAAGCTGATCATTGAGTGCGGTGGGCCGAGTGGGAAAAAGCATGGTTTTGTCACGGAAAGCTCAAAAATAGCTCAGTACCTCCTCAACCTCTGCTCAGCACAGCATAAGTTCCACAGCGAGATGACATCACGACAGCTGAACCACACTATGACACCAG ATGAGATGATGGGCTACCAAAGTCGCAACTTAAGCCAAAAACGTTTTTCTTGCTCCGAGGGCATGTTGAACCATATTGGTTTGACTCTCGGTGATCCAGACTCAATGTCCAAGTCTTGCGATGACCTGACGGCCAAACTGGAGGCTCAGTTCCGACAGCAGCGGCAGATGAGGAGGGAGATGAACAGAGAGACAGAAGGCCTAAGGGATGCGAAAGAGCGGCAGAGCTGGAG CACTCCAGAAATGATTCCCAGAATGATGTCCAGTGTGTCACTTCAGAAGCAGGACTCTGATGCCTCATTCTCCATCAGAG TCGATACACCAACCCGTACCCCACCAGAGAGAGAGATCATCTGTGTGACCCTAAAGAAAGACTCCAAACTGGGCTTTG GATTTGTGATTGTGGGAGAGGATAATACAGGTAAACTTGACCTTGGGATCTTCATTGCTTCCATTGTGCCTGATGGACCTGCCGAAAAAGATGGACGAATCAAACCTG GTGGACGTCTAATCTCTTTAAATAAGACAAGTTTGGAAGGAGTGACGTTCAGTGTTGCTGCTGCTATCTTGCAAAGCAGTCCTGATGAGGTGGAGCTCATCGTGTCCCAGCCTAAAC AGTCTATAAAGGACAGACACAGCTCGTTGAGCCAGAGCAGCCTGGGTTTGGCGTTAGACAAAAGCTTTGGTTCTCAGACCACTCTCAGTGGCACAGAATTCCGCCCTGCAATGGAAGAGTTGGAGGAGGCCATCACACTCTCCAACATGGCAACCCCAAAACAGACAAGGAAGCTTCATATTCCAGTTGTACGAATACACGACGCAAAG gatgcGTGTTCGAGGTCACCCTCCATAATGAGCCTTAAAACAGCAGAGCGCTTCAtggtggaagtaaaaaaaagtagtgGCAGCCTCGGCATGAGTGTGGCC GGTGGCGTAAACACCaatgttagatatggaggcatCTACATCAAAAGTCTGGTTCTTGGAGGTGCTGCTGACCAGGATGGACGTATTCAAATCG GTGACAGACTGCTGGAGGTTGATGGGTCCAACCTGAGGGGAGTGACTCACCATCAAGCTGTTGAGTGCCTGAAGAGGACAGgagag GTGGTGAGCTTATTGTTGGAAAGAGAGCCCACTGTGTTCTTGGAGCCCCGGCCTGACTCACCCTGCCTTCCCGCGGTCCACAGTacatcacacacacagcccCCCAGGACAGAAGCCACCATGGAAACGACCTTGGGTGGTCAAGCCAAGGACTACAGTTTTGTAACTGATG AAAACACACATGAAGTAGTCCTGAGGAAGAGCCTGTCAGGCCTCGGCTTCAGCTTCTACATCTCACATCTACACTCAGGGCCAGACTGTGGCAGCGTTGTCCGCATCAAACGTTTGTTCCCAGGTCAGCCAGCACTAGAAAGTGGTCAGCTGCGAGAGGGAGACGTCATTCTGTCGGTCAACAAAGAACCAGTCAAGGATCTCTCTTACCAG agGGTTTTGTTCCTACTACGTGGAGCTCCTTCTGATGTTCATCTGATAATCTGCCGGCCAGGCCCTGGAATGCTATGTGACAGTGATGATAACACATTA AGTCCTGGACTCCTCCGTGAGGCGCGATCTCGCTCTCTTGACATCAGATTAGGAGAGGACTACACTCAGTTCCTTAATTATAAACAGGAAGTCAGTATTCAGGCCCAAAAACAGCGTCTCTCGGAAGAGGAAGAGCTAACAAATACCACGGAGAGAACCGTGGAGCCTCCTGTAGCGCCACCCCTTCCAGAAAGCCAGAGCAATGAGGAATGTGAAAGTCACTCCAACCAGATTCCTCCATCTCCTCCTCGTTCTCCACCCTCACCTACATCACCTCCATCACCAGTCTCCCCAGTATCACCAGTGTCCCCTGTCTCACCCGCTTCCCCTGCAGCTCCAGTAGAGCCCCAACAAAACGCTGAGAAACCAAAGgaacaaaatgaagacaaacaaatgaagaagaacagGGATGGAAGAGATGAGGTTGTAGAAACATCCAGTTCAACTGTGATGCTACTGGATATGGGTCCTAAGACAGCCTCAAACTCTATGTACACCAG TGGTGTGAGAGAGGAGGCCAATGGTAGTGTCACATACTGCCTCATGGGAAATGGACTGACAATCATGGCAGATGAGGAGTACTTAACCATCAGCTCTACACTAGAGCCTCCCAAAAGCCTTCCCTCCAACAACCCTCCAACCTCCAACACCACAGCACTTAGCTCCACTGCATCCAACACCTTTCAATTCCCAAACCCAACATCTCAATTCTCCAAAACCACCATCTCACCTCTTAGCCTTGGGTCTGACTCTCTGACCACCTGCTCTCTGGGTCACTCATCTCAACCTCTCACAACACAGCCACCTAAATCTAAGCATCACTTAATCCAACAAGGGCTTCTTCCAAGTCACTACAAAGCCATGTCCAAACCCGGCCGCCCAGTAGTGCCTCCGCCTCAACCTCCACCTCCAGCTCTGAGTCCAATAACGGCTCAGATCATCTCCACCGTGCCTCCTGTTGCCAGTCCGCCTGCGATGACGCTGCCACCTCTGGCCCTGCCTTCTCCTGCACAGACGCTCACACAGGAGAGAGGCGAGCCAgagaagagagaaagagaacataaggaggaggatgaagaagaagatgatgaagaggaggagagtCGAAGGAAG GGATTAGTCAAAGAGTTTGAGCTCACAGTCATTCTGACAAAGTCCAGGAGTGGAAGCTTTGGTTTTACCATTACTCGAAGCAAAATGGACAATTGCTACTACATACAGGAAATACTGGACAACCCAGCCAAGGCAGACGGTCGGCTGAGGGCCGGAGACAGACTCGTCACA GTAAATGGCCACGATGTAACGAGTGTGGCGGATGATGCTGCCATGACAATTCTCAGGTCATCTCCGAGACGACTTAGCATGACTCTCGGTAGGGCAGTGAGCAACCTGGTGGCTCCGCCTCCCTGTGACAGCCTGCCTGATGTTGTGCTCCATAAGACACCTTCAGGACAGTTGG GAATAAAGTTGACAGGCGGCATTGGTAGCAAATGGCAGGGCATCTACTGTCTGGAGGTGGTGCCTGGCTCACCTGCCAGTGAAGAAGGCAGCGTTCAACCCAACGACAAGATCCTGTACATTTGTGGCCGCTGCACATTGGGAATGACATTGGAGGATGCAGTAAAAGCCTGTGAAATTGCTCCTCGCAAAGTTAAACTGAAAATAATCAG agAGGATCAGCCTGTGAACCCAAAGGTTAAGTGGAATG GTCTGTTCGAgtggaaaaaggaaaagaaattcTTCACTCGTTTCGAGGAGCCGGTCTCTCCGGAGAAACTGTCTCCAACAGAAGATC CTGAGGATGTATACAGGACAGCTGGAAATTTCAGATGCCTCTCCCTCAGCCAGGAACAGGAT AGTTGCGTTATGCAAGTGGAGTTCAAAAAACCAGAGGGAGGAGGACTGGGCTTTGCTTTGGTGGGGGGAACAAATGGCAGTATGCTCAGAGTAAAGGAAATCTGCTCTGGCGGCGTGGCCGAGCAGGATGGTCGGTTGCGTGTGGGAGATATCCTGTTAGAG gtGAACGGTGTGATTGTATCTGGGTTGAGCCACAGTAAAGTGGTGGACATCCTGCGTAAAGCCGAGGGCACTGTGCAGCTCACCATCTGCAGGGACAGACTGCCACTCATGTACCCTGAGTCACCAACACCACTAACAATGTCTGCACAGACTGAAGCTGTCTTAGCCGAGCAGCCGGCTCCAGTGTCTAGCCCAGATGCCTGTCCGCCTCCTGATATCGTCCAAAACAGGACCCTGGAGTCTCACGCTG AGGCGACTCCAGAACCTGTGGTCAGCGAAACTAAAGTGGTCCTTATATCACCACCTCCCCCACCTCACCGACTGACTGTGGTAACAGATGAGTCTTCACTAAGAGAG GAGAGTTGTAACAGCACTCCGTCTCATCAAGCTTGCTGTCCATCCCTCAATGTCACTGACATGTTGCAAGGTGCCTCCGACAG GAAACAAATTGTGACAAAACTATTGGACCGGTCGTGCACAGATATGCGGAACATTCAGTCAGATGGCTGGAGCAGCGAGGAGGATGAAGTGTTTGATGCCACAAGCCACGAAATGACCTCCCTCCAAACAG GCCCTCCCATTGTGTCTGAAGAGGAACTGGCCAGTTTAGCACTCATCACTCCAGCTAAGAGTAGCCAGTATTCAGGATCCAGGGTCAAAGCTTTGATCCAGATTCTCCAGTATCAAATGGATCAGCAGGAACTGGTCAAAGAGTTCAGG GCCCTGGAGCATCTGAAGCCCTCTGACAACTGTTTGGTTGGAAAAGCCCCCGAGAACCGAGATAAAAACCGATATAGAGACATCCTACCCT ATGATAAAACCAGAGTTGCCGTTGGAGAGAATAAAGACTACATTAATGCCAGTTATATCCGTATGCAAGTGGGAGCAGAAGAGTTCTTCTACATCTCCTGCCAGGGCCCTCTGCCATCCACAGTGCAAACCTTCTGGCAGATGATCTGGGAAAGCAAATCCGACATCATTTCCATGATGACCCAGGAAGTAGAGCGAGGAAAAATCAAATGTCACAAGTACTGGCCAGAGAAGCTGGACCTGCCTTTGGATGCTGGCAGATACCAGCTTCACCTGGAGAACCAACAGTATCTGCATTACTTTCACATCAAGATCATCCGAATGGTGGCAAAAGAG ACGGGCGAGACTCACTTTGTTCGCCACATGAAGTTCACACACTGGCCTGATCACGGCGTGCCGCAGTGCTCTGATCAGCTCGTCCGCTTCATTCGCTACATGAGAGCCGTCCACCACAAGGGGCCAATCACCGTGCACTGCAGCGCTGGCATCGGACGCACAGGGGTCCTCATCTGCACCGACATCCTCCTGAAACTCATTGAAAACGATTTGCCT ATTAATGTGAGCAACATTGTAAAAGAGATGAGACTTCAGCGACACGGAATGATTCAAACTAAG GAACAGTACCTCTTCTGCTACAAAGTCTGGTTGGAGATTTTACAGGGGATTTTACAGCTTCATGGCAACCAGTGGCAGCCTGACAGTACCAGAGAGCACAAAGTCGTCTGA